A region from the Branchiostoma lanceolatum isolate klBraLanc5 chromosome 2, klBraLanc5.hap2, whole genome shotgun sequence genome encodes:
- the LOC136428782 gene encoding uncharacterized protein — protein MKFLIIFAVLLCFVLQCEAQTTDVGTTMGTASTLLTTAGGATTDATALTTPATAAVATTPTGGIATAASGMPTAAASPVMTTVSGGLRTTTAGMTGQSSTGSIVSSSVGGTPDASNVTSVTSTVTGKDPTTPAVVPTVCTKECVDHENKTCTEGVDANCTCANETCSEVQTPSPQSGGLSGGQVAGIAVGAVAGVVVIGAVAAALLTCKKKKGGRAVSPSSRTAIVEEGDKESNS, from the exons ATGAAGTTCCTGATAATATTTGCCGTGCTTTTATGCTTTGTTTTGCAATGTGAAGCTCAGACTACAGATGTTGGAACGACTATGGGCACAGCTTCTACATTACTAACTACGG CTGGTGGCGCCACGACAGATGCAACTGCATTGACGACCCCAGCTACAGCTGCAGTGGCGACCACGCCTACAGGTGGCATTGCGACAGCTGCAAGTGGAATGCCGACAGCAGCTGCATCTCCAGTGATGACGACAGTTAGCGGTGGATTGAGAACAACTACAGCTGGAATGACAGGTCAATCCTCGACAGGGTCTATcgtttcttccagtgttggagGGACACCTGAtgcatctaacgttacatcggtCACGTCTACAGTAACTGGCAAAG ATCCTACTACCCCGGCAGTGGTACCCACAGTTTGTACAAAGGAATGCGTGGACCATGAGAACAAGACATGTACGGAAGGGGTCGACGCCAACTGTACCTGTGCTAACGAAACATGCAGCGAGGTTCAGACGCCCTCCCCGCAGTCCGGCGGTTTGTCGGGCGGGCAGGTAGCGGGGATAGCCGTCGGCGCCGTGGCCGGAGTCGTGGTGATCGGGGCGGTGGCTGCTGCGCTTCTCACGTGTAAGAAGAAGAAGGGAGGAAG AGCGGTGTCGCCAAGTTCTCGCACGGCTATTGTGGAGGAGGGGGACAAGGAGAGCAACAGTTAG
- the LOC136426999 gene encoding mucin-22-like: MEAGQQVCTAVVLLGYLISIISTSTIPINHVSYQGLTNTTQVSTTSDAEDAMSTFKEALRTSVQTFTTLGGYNTDDRATTKQDTTNSSLGNEVATEMSTRTRSVTMSSVDSHTLPDAAQNTNTTGTDEFSITDPQSTANSDTTGAIITTTTKDAVTASVTTESVVTTDVVAETLSPVITTDAIIDVTIWSVPTTDVITAPVTTESAMQSVTTGLVISTDAATLNTTTGSVASTDARNTSVTTEAAVTTDYVTTNGIDHVITTVPDITNVTVQPIASTHAVTSSATTQPVSATNDAATSATTLPDLGTDTPSTPVKTHPDFTTNSVITPVTIQHDHSTDVIATLVTTQLDLSTDAVASVTTQSDPNTNTVITQPAATTSDATPSITTRPDHTTDAVTALLTTQSGIITDDITALPVGTTGAVTALVTTQSHITTGDVTSITTQPDLSTDAVTTSVATQPNITTDAVTTPVATEPDLTAGDITTPATSQPYFTTDNVTTSVITQHDLTTDAITTSVITQPNLITNAVTTSVTTQTDATTDNVTTSVDTQSDLTTKDFTTPVTTKLDLTTDVVTTSVDTQPNLTTDTQTDLTTGAVTTSFTTQSDLITDNVTTSVTSEPYLTTYDVTTPVTTQTDLTTVTSNVTTSVTTEPDLTTDDVTTSFTTQSDLTTDDVTTPVTTQSDLTTDDVTTSVTTQSDLTTDDVTTSVTTEPYLTTDDVTTSVTTQSDFTTDDVITSVTIQSDITTDDVTTSVITQSDITTDDVTTSVTTQFDLTTDDVTTLVTTQSDITTDDVTIPVTTQFDLTTDDVTTSVTTQSDLTTDDVTTSVTTEPDLTTDDVTTSVTTQSDFTTDDVTTSVTTQFDLTTDDVTTLVTTQSDITTDDVTMPVTTQFDLTTDDVTTSVTTQSDITTDDVTTSVTTQFDLTTDDVTTLVTTQSDITTDDVTIPVTTQFDLTTDDVTTSVTTLFDLTTDYVTTSVTTQFDLTTDDVTTSVTTQFDITTDDVTIPVTTQFDLTTDDVTTSDTTQFDLTTDDVTTSVTTQPDVTTDIITTTVTTQTDLITDAVTTSVITPHELTTGVVTTSGTTQPDFVTDAVTTSDLTQPDPTTDAVTTPATTQSDLTTDTFTTTQSERTTDSITTQFGFTTDVVTTSFTTQPVLTSDAVTTLVTTQYALTTDAVTALVTTQPDPTTDAVTTQPVLSTDHVTTAVTTQPDSTTDAVTTSVTTQPVSTVDTDTTTVTAVTTRAVATSITTQPMATTNADTTSVTTPPVLITNAYTTGTVDDITADVTTSTDDLLIGVSSYEPPVTASTLTIVTSPTPDMSNVPPTTPEDTVTIPSGLRSTEPVSYSTHDSIHPTTLQNVPDRTQLVQIVGLAIGATVGALILVLGGVIFTYQRKRKKYR, translated from the coding sequence ATGGAGGCAGGACAACAGGTCTGCACTGCTGTAGTCCTGTTGGGGTACCTTATTTCAATAATATCGACTTCAACAATCCCGATAAATCATGTAAGTTACCAAGGTCTAACCAACACCACACAGGTGTCAACGACGTCGGACGCGGAAGATGCCATGTCGACTTTCAAAGAAGCCTTAAGGACCAGTGTGCAAACTTTTACTACACTAGGCGGCTACAATACGGACGATAGAGCTACAACAAAACAGGATACTACAAATTCATCCCTTGGGAATGAAGTGGCAACAGAAATGTCTACAAGAACAAGGTCAGTAACAATGTCCTCAGTTGACTCTCACACTTTACCCGATGCTGCTcagaacacaaacacaacaggaACAGACGAGTTTTCAATTACAGATCCTCAAAGTACTGCAAATAGTGATACAACGGGTGCTATCATAACAACAACTACGAAGGACGCTGTAACCGCATCTGTTACAACCGAGTCAGTCGTTACCACCGACGTTGTTGCTGAAACATTATCCCCGGTAATCACTACTGACGCTATCATAGATGTTACAATTTGGTCTGTACCTACCACTGACGTCATCACCGCACCAGTTACAACCGAGTCTGCCATGCAATCTGTTACAACTGGTCTTGTCATTAGCACTGACGCTGCCACGCTGAATACCACGACTGGGTCTGTTGCTAGTACGGATGCCAGGAACACATCAGTCACAACTGAGGCCGCCGTTACCACTGATTATGTCACAACTAATGGAATAGATCATGTCATTACAACCGTTCCTGATATAACAAACGTTACAGTGCAACCTATCGCAAGTACGCATGCTGTAACGTCATCAGCCACAACACAGCCAGTCTCTGCTACCAACGATGCCGCAACATCAGCTACAACACTGCCTGACCTGGGCACTGACACCCCTTCAACACCTGTTAAAACACATCCTGACTTTACCACTAATTCTGTAATAACGCCAGTCACTATACAACATGACCATAGCACCGACGTCATTGCAACATTAGTCACAACGCAGCTTGACCTCAGCACTGACGCTGTTGCATCAGTCACAACACAGTCTGATCCTAACACTAACACTGTTATAACCCAACCTGCTGCTACGACCAGTGATGCTACGCCATCAATCACAACACGGCCTGACCATACCACTGATGCTGTTACAGCACTACTTACAACACAGTCTGGCATTATTACCGACGATATTACAGCACTACCTGTCGGTACGACTGGTGCTGTTACAGCATTAGTGACAACTCAGTCTCACATCACCACTGGCGATGTTACCTCAATCACTACACAGCCTGATCTTAGCACCGACGCTGTTACAACATCAGTCGCTACACAACCTAATATTACCACTGACGCTGTTACAACACCAGTCGCTACAGAACCGGATCTTACCGCAGGTGATATTACAACACCGGCCACTTCACAGCCTTATTTTACCACAGATAATGTTACAACATCGGTCATTACACAGCATGATCTTACCACTGACGCTATAACAACATCAGTCATTACACAGCCTAATCTTATCACTAACGCTGTAACAACATCAGTTACTACACAGACTGATGCTACCACAGACAATGTTACAACATCAGTCGATACACAGTCTGATCTCACCACTAAGGATTTTACAACACCAGTCACAACAAAACTTGATCTTACCACTGACGTTGTTACAACCTCGGTCGATACACAACCTAATCTTACAACTGACACACAGACTGATCTCACCACTGGCGCTGTTACAACATCGTTCACTACACAGTCTGATCTTATCACAGATAATGTTACAACATCAGTCACTTCAGAACCTTATCTTACCACATACGATGTTACAACACCGGTCACTACACAGACCGATCTCACCACTGTCACTAGTAATGTTACAACATCAGTCACTACAGAACCTGATCTTACCACAGACGACGTTACAACATCGTTCACTACACAGTCTGATCTTACAACTGACGATGTTACAACGCCAGTTACTACACAGTCTGATCTTACCACTGACGATGTTACAACGTCAGTCACTACACAGTCTGATCTTACCACAGACGATGTTACAACGTCAGTCACTACAGAACCTTATCTTACCACAGACGATGTTACAACGTCAGTCACTACACAGTCTGATTTCACCACTGACGATGTTATAACGTCAGTCACTATACAGTCTGATATCACCACTGACGATGTTACAACGTCAGTCATTACACAGTCTGATATCACCACTGACGATGTTACAACGTCAGTCACTACACAGTTTGATCTTACCACAGACGATGTTACAACATTGGTCACTACACAGTCTGATATTACCACAGACGATGTTACAATACCAGTCACTACACAGTTTGATCTTACCACTGACGATGTTACAACGTCAGTCACTACACAGTCTGATCTTACCACAGACGATGTTACAACGTCAGTCACTACAGAACCTGATCTTACCACAGACGATGTTACAACGTCAGTCACTACACAGTCTGATTTCACCACTGACGATGTTACAACGTCAGTCACTACACAGTTTGATCTTACCACTGACGATGTTACAACATTGGTCACTACACAGTCTGATATTACCACAGACGATGTTACAATGCCAGTCACTACACAGTTTGATCTTACGACTGACGATGTTACAACGTCAGTCACTACACAGTCTGATATCACCACTGACGATGTTACAACGTCAGTCACTACACAGTTTGATCTTACCACTGACGATGTTACAACATTGGTCACTACACAGTCTGATATTACCACAGACGATGTTACAATACCAGTCACTACACAGTTTGATCTCACCACTGACGACGTTACAACGTCAGTCACTACACTGTTTGATCTCACCACAGACTATGTTACAACGTCAGTCACTACACAGTTTGATCTTACGACTGACGATGTTACAACGTCAGTCACTACACAGTTTGATATTACCACAGACGATGTTACAATACCAGTCACTACACAGTTTGATCTTACGACTGACGATGTTACAACGTCAGATACTACACAGTTTGATCTCACCACTGACGATGTTACAACATCAGTCACAACACAACCTGATGTTACCACTGACATTATTACAACAACAGTCACTACGCAGACTGATCTTATCACTGACGCTGTTACAACATCAGTGATAACACCTCATGAACTTACCACTGGCGTAGTCACAACATCAGGCACAACACAACCTGATTTTGTCACTGACGCTGTTACAACATCAGACCTTACACAGCCTGATCCAACTACGGACGCTGTTACAACACCGGCCACCACACAGTCTGATCTTACAACGGACACTTTTACAACAACACAGTCTGAACGTACCACTGACTCCATTACAACACAATTCGGCTTTACCACTGATGTTGTTACGACGTCATTCACAACACAGCCTGTCCTTACGAGCGATGCTGTCACAACCTTAGTTACGACACAGTATGCCCTTACAACGGACGCTGTTACAGCATTAGTCACTACGCAGCCTGATCCTACTACTGATGCTGTTACAACACAGCCTGTCCTTTCAACGGACCATGTTACAACAGCAGTCACAACACAACCTGATTCTACCACTGACGCTGTCACAACATCAGTTACAACACAGCCTGTGTCTACCGTTGACACTGATACAACAACTGTCACAGCTGTAACGACGCGCGCAGTTGCAACGTCCATCACAACACAGCCTATGGCAACAACGAACGCTGATACAACTTCAGTCACAACACCACCTGTACTTATCACTAACGCGTATACAACTGGAACCGTTGATGACATCACAGCTGACGTCACCACTAGCACAGATGACTTGTTGATAGGTGTGTCGTCATACGAGCCCCCCGTTACCGCTAGTACTTTGACCATTGTAACTTCTCCAACGCCGGACATGTCAAATGTTCCTCCTACCACACCCGAAGACACCGTGACCATACCTTCGGGCCTACGGTCTACTGAACCAGTATCCTACAGCACGCATGACTCTATCCACCCGACTACGCTTCAAAACGTGCCGGACAGAACACAGCTTGTGCAAATAGTCGGCCTGGCCATCGGTGCAACGGTTGGGGCCTTGATACTCGTACTCGGAGGTGTGATCTTCACTTACCAACGCAAAAGGAAGAAATATAGGTGA
- the LOC136426998 gene encoding salivary glue protein Sgs-3-like, whose translation MPTTVSLPKLPTSTSAEQPTATPRDSTTTQEETTILESTTPEASTTTRDPTTTRDPTTTRDSTTTPEETTTRDQTTTRESTTILDETTPSGSTTPEEPTTTRDQTTTRDPTTTRDSTTALAETTQWGSTTPEASASTRDSTTARDSTTTRDSTTTLDETTPLESTTPEASSTTGDPATTPVETTRRGETTLPEETTPGDDTAGTSTQDAGTAKVSSPTGTESTTELGSSPPVQGFQTWEIALIAVGASLGGILIIAGSVFGIYKAHGKRRSARVSFEHEMESQEEQQQS comes from the exons ATGCCGACTACTGTTTCTTTACCAAAATTGCCGACATCTACTTCAGCGGAACAGCCGACAGCTACACCACGGGATTCGACTACAACTCAGGAAGAAACTACAATATTGGAATCAACTACACCAGAGGCATCCACTACAACACGGGACCCAACAACAACGCGGGACCCAACAACAACACGGGACTCAACTACAACACCGGAAGAAACTACAACAAGGGACCAAACTACAACTAGGGAATCAACTACAATACTGGATGAAACTACACCATCGGGATCTACTACACCAGAGGAACCAACTACGACACGCGACCAAACTACAACACGGGACCCAACTACAACACGGGACTCGACTACAGCACTGGCTGAAACTACACAATGGGGATCGACTACACCAGAGGCATCCGCTTCAACGCGGGACTCGACTACAGCTAGGGACTCAACCACAACACGGGACTCAACTACAACACTGGATGAAACAACACCATTGGAATCGACTACACCAGAGGCATCATCTACAACAGGGGACCCAGCTACAACACCGGTTGAAACTACACGACGGGGGGAAACAACTCTACCAGAGGAAACTACACCAGGGGACGACACAGCCGGAACCAGTACTCAAGATGCCGGGACCGCCAAAGTTTCAAGTCCAACCGGTACTGAGAGTACCACGGAACTTGGCAGCAGTCCTCCTGTACAAGGGTTCCAGACCTGGGAAATTGCCCTCATCGCAGTGGGAGCAAGTCTGGGCGGTATTCTCATCATAGCGGGTTCGGTATTCGGCATCTACAAAGCACATGGAAAACGTAGAAG CGCTCGAGTCAGTTTTGAACATGAGATGGAGTCGCAGGAAGAACAACAGCAGAGCTAG
- the LOC136428780 gene encoding mucin-2-like, translating to MKTWAYWKLVLLWCSVANGQNTTEVTTLATTDDTTWGATTNETLTTWESTTKNMTVTGMSTADTTYATNTFPMPSTSTTNDNGTTDGNTTVANTIVGTTDVTTQELTTIPDTTEDVTVATTSFNNATNTSNSSMPSTPTTNATNNGTTVATTAVGTTDITTVELTTIPNTTEDTTVATTFSIAASTSNSPMPSPATINATHNGTVASTTSTTWNITTDDTLTTLEPTTIISTTENITANDNMTSVASTSEPPMSSSQTTNATYETTTDGNPANTTATLGTIDSTTWSNTTAWEPTSTMIDATTNTTLDDSSESTVSSETTPSATAYETTNETITTTADSTSTAWDSTTIFGATQSDTTADMPYTDTTTDMPYTDTTTDMPYTDTTTDMPYTDTTTDMPYTDTTTDMPYTDTTTDMPYTDTTTDMPYTDTTTDMPYTDTTTDMPYTDTTTDMPYTDTTTDMPYTDTTSNTETATPVTVTMASAIPSDPATNAAAYGTTTAATEPETTFSTSATTPNTITTAMTTEISTDAIDSTAEVGTATGTDTTLAYSPEPETSDPNLTTANTPTAMPNPVSSAMTTELTPNPIDSTTEFSTNTGTDATLAYSPETETTDPDLATANTRTATPNPVSSAMTTELTTDTIDSTAGISTTTSDATTPSGTSTSTTTPTESETTTPATTPNTPGTTPPATTPETPEITPPATTPETTPPGTTPDTPETTPPDTTPNTSETTPPATTPDTHETTPPATTSDTPETTPPATNPDTPETTPPATTPDTPETTPPATTPNTPGTTPPATTPDTSETMPLGTTPDTPETTPTAIATTPDTPETTPPATTSDTPETTPPATTPNTPETTPPATTPDTPETTHTAIASTPDTPETTPPATTSDSPETTPPATTPDTPGTTPPALTPVTAETTPPATTFDTHETTPPATTPDTPQTTPAAITPDTPETTPPATTPDTQETTPLVTTPDTPELTPPATTSDTPETTPPTVTSDTLETTPQATTPDSPETALSATTAAKPETFPATSPATPETTPPALTSTQHGTTHAATTATDSPSTTNPIITPVDGPSTEMTTHNTSTADNGTTDVNNNTLITVTISTTAMPNTTSGPDGLTAGQIAGIAVGAVLGAALIAGGIGFVASFFSKKSRLVAPVVEMEEQRSRRVAFGSEEDISTVQSGST from the exons ATGAAGACTTGGGCGTACTGGAAGCTAGTACTACTGTGGTGCTCGGTAGCAAACGGTCAGAACACAACAGAAGTCACGACACTCGCCACCACCGATGATACTACATGGGGCGCCACGACTAATGAGACTCTGACAACGTGGGAAtcgacaacaaaaaacatgactgTGACGGGCATGTCCACCGCTGACACGACATATGCCACTAATACTTTCCCCATGCCGAGTACCTCAACGACAAATGATAATGGAACAACGGATGGTAACACTACGGTCGCTAATACAATAGTTGGCACCACCGATGTTACAACGCAGGAATTGACGACCATTCCCGATACAACGGAAGACGTAACTGTAGCGACTACGTCCTTCAACAACGCCACTAATACATCAAATTCCTCCATGCCGAGCACCCCGACAACAAACGCAACTAATAACGGAACAACAGTCGCTACTACAGCAGTCGGCACCACCGATATTACAACGGTGGAATTGACGACCATTCCTAACACAACGGAAGACACAACTGTAGCGACCACGTTCAGCATTGCCGCTAGTACTTCAAATTCACCTATGCCGAGCCCGGCAACGATAAATGCAACTCACAACGGAACAGTCGCTAGCACCACTAGTACAACTTGGAACATCACAACTGATGACACTCTGACCACGTTGGAACCAACGACCATTATCAGTACAACCGAAAATATAACTGCTAACgacaatatgacatctgtagctagTACTTCGGAACCACCCATGTCAAGCAGCCAAACGACAAATGCAACTTATGAAACAACAACGGATGGTAACCCAGCAAACACCACCGCAACACTCGGTACCATCGATAGTACAACTTGGAGCAACACGACTGCTTGGGAACCGACGTCGACCATGATTGACGCAACGACCAATACAACACTTGATGATTCTTCGGAATCAACTGTCTCCAGCGAAACAACGCCAAGTGCAACTGCTTATGAAACAACGAATGAGACCATAACAACCACAGCTGACAGTACTTCAACAGCGTGGGATTCTACGACCATATTCGGTGCAACGCAAAGCGACACCACGGCTGACATGCCATACACCGACACCACGACTGACATGCCATACACCGACACCACGACTGACATGCCATACACCGACACCACGACTGACATGCCATACACCGACACCACGACTGACATGCCATACACCGACACCACGACTGACATGCCATACACCGACACCACGACTGACATGCCATACACCGACACCACGACTGACATGCCATACACCGACACCACGACTGACATGCCATACACCGACACCACGACTGACATGCCATACACCGACACCACGACTGACATGCCATACACCGACACCACGACTGACATGCCATACACCGACACCACATCAAACACAGAGACCGCGACACCTGTCACTGTTACAATGGCATCAGCTATACCCAGTGACCCAGCGACAAATGCAGCTGCTTATGGAACAACGACTGCAGCTACAGAACCTGAAACAACATTCAGCACCTCTGCGACTACGCCAAACACCATCACAACAGCAATGACAACAGAGATTAGCACTGACGCGATCGACAGCACGGCAGAAGTTGGTACCGCCACGGGGACCGATACCACTCTGGCGTATTCGCCCGAACCTGAAACATCAGACCCAAACCTGACAACAGCAAACACACCTACAGCAATGCCGAATCCTGTCTCATCCGCAATGACCACAGAGCTTACACCTAACCCGATTGACAGCACGACAGAATTTAGCACCAACACAGGGACCGATGCAACTCTGGCATATTCGCCCGAAACTGAAACAACAGATCCAGACCTGGCAACAGCAAACACACGCACAGCAACGCCAAATCCTGTCTCATCCGCAATGACCACAGAGCTTACAACTGACACGATTGACAGCACGGCAGGAATCAGCACGACCACATCAGATGCCACGACGCCTTCTGGAACATCAACCTCGACTACGACACCTACCGAATCTGAAACAACAACTCCTGCTACAACGCCTAATACACCTGGAACAACGCCTCCAGCCACAACTCCTGAGACACCTGAAATAACGCCTCCTGCTACAACACCTGAAACAACGCCTCCTGGTACAACACCTGATACACCTGAAACAACGCCTCCGGATACAACGCCTAATACATCTGAAACAACGCCTCCTGCTACAACGCCTGATACACATGAAACAACGCCTCCTGCTACAACGTCTGATACACCTGAAACAACGCCCCCGGCAACAAATCCTGATACACCCGAAACAACGCCTCCTGCTACAACACCTGATACACCTGAAACAACGCCTCCTGCCACAACGCCTAATACACCTGGAACAACGCCCCCGGCTACAACGCCTGATACATCTGAAACAATGCCTCTTGGTACAACACCTGATACACCTGAAACAACGCCTACTGCTATAGCTACAACACCTGATACACCTGAAACAACGCCTCCGGCTACAACGTCTGATACACCTGAAACAACGCCTCCGGCTACAACACCTAATACACCTGAAACAACACCTCCTGCTACAACGCCTGATACACCTGAAACAACGCATACTGCTATAGCTTCAACACCTGATACACCTGAAACAACGCCTCCGGCTACAACGTCTGATTCACCTGAAACAACGCCCCCGGCTACAACACCTGATACACCTGGAACAACACCTCCTGCTTTAACGCCTGTTACAGCTGAAACAACGCCTCCGGCCACAACGTTTGATACACATGAAACAACACCCCCTGCTACAACGCCTGATACACCTCAAACAACACCCGCGGCTATAACACCTGATACACCTGAAACAACGCCCCCGGCTACAACGCCTGACACACAAGAAACAACACCTCTGGTTACAACGCCTGATACACCTGAACTAACGCCCCCGGCCACAACGTCTGATACACCAGAAACAACACCTCCTACTGTAACGTCGGATACCCTAGAAACAACGCCTCAGGCTACAACGCCTGATTCACCTGAAACAGCCCTTTCGGCTACAACGGCTGCTAAACCTGAAACATTCCCGGCTACATCGCCTGCTACACCTGAAACAACGCCTCCGGCTTTAACGTCTACTCAACATGGAACAACACACGCGGCGACAACGGCAACAGACTCGCCAAGTACGACAAACCCCATCATTACACCTGTCGATGGTCCATCCACAGAGATGACTACACACAATACAAGTACTGCAGATAATGGGACAACAGACGTAAACAACAACACTCTCATTACAGTCACCATCTCGACCACTGCCATGCCAAACACAACCTCAG GGCCCGACGGCCTGACGGCAGGACAGATTGCGGGCATCGCCGTTGGAGCTGTCCTGGGGGCCGCCCTCATCGCGGGAGGGATCGGCTTTGTTGCTTCTTTCTTCAGCAAGAAAAG TCGTCTCGTGGCTCCTGTCGTGGAAATGGAGGAACAAAGAAGCCGACGAGTCGCGTTTGGCAGCGAAGAAGACATATCTACAGTGCAGAGTGGATCAACCTAA
- the LOC136428781 gene encoding uncharacterized protein, producing MQARAIATVALLLWVCLVIYDGRAQAVTVTSLVPTVSATNASITNTTVPGATTPVTPTTTPASSATTSTTSTPGHGTSAQTPNPMQPTAGSSASPTTNPTTGTPENNTDTGNVAITATGTPQNNNVTTAPSAPPVTVCSMENCTYANGSSCTEGDTDCTCIKYDCRPADPEPSGLSTGAIIGIACGGAAAVILVVVVVTVCCCKKKKKNRQVSASQHGSRAKVNETELEEP from the exons ATGCAGGCGAGAGCAATTGCAACAGTTGCGTTATTACTGTGGGTGTGCTTGGTCATATATGATGGTCGGGCTCAAGCTG TCACAGTCACTTCACTAGTCCCCACAGTCAGCGCTACCAACGCAAGCATAACCAATACAACAGTACCTGGCGCCACCACTCCTGTCACTCCCACCACTACTCCTGCTTCTTCTGCTACAACCTCTACTACCAGTACCCCTGGCCACGGGACAAGCGCTCAGACGCCCAACCCAATGCAACCAACCGCTGGCTCGTCTGCGTCACCAACCACGAACCCTACGACTGGAACTCCGGAAAACAACACTGATACAGGGAATGTTGCAATAACAGCGACTGGAACTCCTCAAAACAACAATGTTACAACAGCACCATCAGCACCAC CGGTTACAGTCTGTTCTATGGAGAACTGCACGTACGCCAACGGTTCCTCCTGTACAGAGGGCGATACCGACTGCACGTGTATAAAATATGACTGTAGACCAGCGGATCCAGAACCATCAGGACTCTCTACTGGAGCAATCATTG GTATAGCCTGTGGTGGCGCAGCAGCAGTCATACTGGTAGTGGTCGTTGTTACAGTTTGTTGctgcaagaaaaagaagaaaaacag ACAAGTGTCTGCTAGTCAACATGGATCCCGCGCTAAGGTCAACGAAACAGAACTGGAGGAGCCATAG